A genomic stretch from Empedobacter stercoris includes:
- a CDS encoding outer membrane beta-barrel family protein — MKTIVYILLLFPSIIFAQVITGKLMDEQNNPLTKNSIEIEIPSQDPIITESNENGEFSFELHQAKLFTIYIKEFGYQEFEENYQTNNTKSIQIVLKKDETINLKDVVVSAQKPLLKRKIDRIEFNVENTPLQNLSAWDIVKNTPNVLLKNNQLSVRGNTQILITINDKKTLMTEDQLKQLLENTDGATVFSVEIITNPPAKYEASGSAIINIKMKKNVLSGYKGQIAARYHQSIYSKGMLGTTQSYNTEKWQLTGNYYFVNGKYVRKNFDVVTFQDDKTRWESNMIRRTVAKQQHIYNFASQYSIDSLQHFQFGINGSRNPASIGNYNVPTNIYNTTNNQLESFYITQNHRREASNNFNTYLVYDKKFGKNNLTWSNNFSHRYYKENQDVLTKLNFKDKPYEENRFLSTVLQKLNLFSTQIDYSLTHENFGLEAGAKHSFVKNDNDLDFFESIQNQIEYQPEKSNVFNYKEQIFALYLSGNYNWKKWEAKAGLRTETTWINTISDHPINHNKRTNTDLFPTIYLMYSFENAGQIGLNYGKRINRPNYNFLNPSKSYYNLFSYFQGDANAVSTIIHNLSLSYTLKDWNFEMYYRYEKDPAMEISIQNPETFETVYHFTNIKNGEAFGANFSKNFNLKSWWKLNFFAMGEYNQNYYFGPEQQQYKNEVFFYHLNLNTQLDLDKEKTFNISAGYQYNSKAIQGSFNISSSQNTYLILNKKIWDKRFEIGLTFNDIFRTDRNTISTKYANQNQVFKDYRDTQYFMLNLKYNFGNQKVKDAKQVQKTAEQNRI; from the coding sequence ATGAAAACAATTGTTTATATCTTACTTTTATTTCCATCCATAATTTTTGCACAGGTTATAACTGGAAAATTGATGGATGAGCAAAATAATCCATTAACAAAAAATTCTATTGAAATTGAAATTCCTTCACAAGATCCTATTATAACTGAATCGAATGAAAATGGCGAATTCAGTTTTGAACTTCATCAAGCAAAATTATTTACGATATATATTAAAGAATTCGGCTACCAAGAATTTGAAGAAAACTATCAAACTAATAATACAAAATCTATTCAAATTGTACTTAAAAAAGATGAAACAATAAACCTAAAAGATGTTGTTGTTTCAGCTCAAAAACCTTTGTTGAAACGAAAAATTGACCGAATAGAATTTAATGTAGAAAATACGCCTTTGCAAAATTTAAGCGCTTGGGATATCGTGAAAAACACACCAAATGTTCTCTTAAAAAATAATCAATTAAGCGTAAGAGGAAACACACAAATTTTGATCACGATTAATGATAAAAAAACTTTGATGACGGAAGATCAATTGAAACAATTGTTAGAAAATACAGATGGTGCCACAGTTTTTTCGGTTGAAATCATTACAAATCCACCTGCTAAATATGAGGCGTCTGGAAGTGCGATTATCAACATCAAAATGAAGAAAAATGTACTTTCTGGATACAAAGGACAAATCGCTGCGCGTTATCATCAATCGATTTATAGCAAAGGAATGTTGGGAACAACACAGTCTTACAATACAGAAAAATGGCAATTGACAGGAAATTATTATTTTGTGAATGGAAAATATGTTCGCAAAAATTTTGATGTTGTAACTTTTCAAGATGATAAAACACGTTGGGAGAGCAACATGATTCGCAGAACAGTTGCTAAACAACAACATATTTACAATTTTGCTTCTCAATATTCAATCGATAGCTTGCAGCATTTTCAGTTCGGAATAAATGGATCAAGAAACCCTGCATCAATTGGGAATTATAATGTTCCGACAAATATTTACAACACAACAAATAATCAACTCGAATCTTTTTATATCACACAAAATCATCGTCGCGAAGCTTCAAATAATTTCAACACGTATTTAGTTTATGATAAAAAGTTTGGAAAAAACAATTTGACTTGGAGCAACAATTTTAGTCATCGCTATTACAAAGAAAATCAAGATGTTTTAACGAAATTAAATTTCAAAGATAAACCTTATGAAGAAAACCGTTTTTTAAGTACTGTACTTCAAAAATTGAATTTATTTTCTACTCAAATTGATTATAGTTTAACTCATGAAAATTTTGGTTTGGAGGCTGGAGCAAAACATAGTTTTGTGAAAAATGACAATGATTTAGATTTTTTTGAATCAATTCAAAATCAAATCGAATATCAACCCGAAAAAAGTAATGTTTTTAATTACAAAGAACAGATTTTTGCCTTATATCTTTCTGGAAATTACAACTGGAAAAAGTGGGAAGCAAAAGCTGGTTTGAGAACTGAAACAACTTGGATTAATACGATTTCTGATCACCCAATTAATCATAATAAACGAACAAATACAGACTTATTTCCAACAATATATTTGATGTACAGTTTTGAAAACGCAGGACAAATTGGTTTGAATTATGGTAAAAGAATTAATCGACCAAATTATAATTTCTTGAATCCTTCGAAATCGTATTACAATCTATTTTCATATTTTCAAGGCGATGCAAACGCAGTTTCTACGATTATTCACAATTTGAGTTTATCTTACACTTTAAAAGATTGGAATTTTGAAATGTATTATCGCTATGAGAAAGACCCTGCAATGGAAATTTCAATTCAAAATCCTGAAACTTTCGAAACGGTTTATCATTTTACTAACATCAAAAATGGAGAAGCTTTTGGAGCAAATTTTTCGAAAAATTTCAATCTAAAGTCGTGGTGGAAACTAAATTTCTTTGCAATGGGCGAATACAATCAAAACTATTATTTTGGACCAGAACAACAACAATATAAAAATGAAGTATTTTTTTATCACTTGAATTTGAATACACAACTGGATTTGGATAAAGAAAAAACCTTTAACATTTCAGCTGGCTATCAATACAATTCAAAAGCAATTCAAGGTTCGTTTAACATCAGCTCTTCCCAAAATACCTACTTAATTTTGAATAAAAAAATATGGGACAAACGTTTCGAAATTGGTTTAACATTTAATGATATTTTCAGAACTGATCGCAATACTATTTCAACAAAATATGCAAATCAGAATCAGGTTTTCAAAGATTATCGCGACACACAATATTTTATGTTGAATTTGAAATACAATTTCGGAAATCAGAAAGTAAAGGATGCGAAACAAGTTCAAAAAACAGCAGAACAAAATAGGATTTAA
- a CDS encoding sensor histidine kinase → MKNNVFLSMNLSKKYYSILFAFVLLILVALQVYYIYNSYRLVEKDMNKEAAEIALKVMNEMNEFQKAIDEDNLINSFKKLSHEKGKQFDELNVIRLNIDNNHQLFTSKVDSLIDFYSKERNYQIALKMEIYSVYDEINHVELLPQKPLVMYRSSTKIIHPKSINQSVWSSDDISNQTDSDLGIDKSERHKYKIKSQTNYELLNLNFLVLKKIIPLIVVSLLIIALIIFLYWKSIQNLSKQEEKINQLHLTIDSIAHELNTPITTMKFALHQVQHNEIKEMINRQINRLENTVDSIFVKNDENNELLDEVILNEIIQKIQLQFPAINITHQIIFEKNGRLLTKDFQQIFQNLIENSIKYGASEILLDFKFQKEITLNFSDNGIGIPINDLPFIFDKYYRVDRSINQNVSGLGIGLYLVKTIIERYLGTINVENNKEKGVQFLIVLPNEN, encoded by the coding sequence ATGAAAAACAATGTATTTTTGAGTATGAATCTTTCTAAAAAATATTATTCAATTTTATTTGCGTTTGTATTGTTGATTTTAGTCGCTTTGCAAGTTTATTACATTTACAATTCGTATCGGTTAGTGGAAAAAGATATGAATAAAGAAGCTGCTGAAATTGCATTGAAAGTAATGAATGAAATGAACGAATTTCAGAAAGCAATAGATGAAGATAATTTGATCAATAGTTTTAAAAAATTATCGCACGAAAAAGGAAAACAGTTTGATGAACTGAATGTTATTCGTTTGAACATAGATAATAATCATCAACTATTTACATCAAAAGTAGATTCGTTAATTGATTTTTATTCCAAAGAAAGAAATTATCAAATTGCGTTAAAAATGGAAATTTATTCTGTTTATGATGAAATCAATCATGTAGAATTATTACCCCAAAAACCGTTGGTTATGTATCGTTCATCGACCAAAATAATTCATCCAAAATCGATTAATCAAAGTGTTTGGAGTTCTGATGATATAAGTAATCAAACAGATTCAGATTTAGGAATTGATAAAAGTGAGCGACATAAATACAAAATAAAATCACAAACTAACTATGAATTATTGAATTTGAATTTTTTAGTGCTCAAAAAAATAATTCCTTTGATTGTGGTGAGTTTACTAATTATTGCATTAATCATTTTTTTATATTGGAAATCGATTCAAAATTTATCGAAACAAGAAGAAAAAATCAATCAATTGCATTTAACCATCGACTCAATTGCGCATGAATTGAACACACCGATTACGACCATGAAATTTGCTTTACATCAAGTTCAACATAACGAAATCAAAGAAATGATAAATCGTCAAATTAATCGTTTGGAGAATACAGTTGATTCAATTTTTGTAAAAAATGATGAAAATAATGAATTGTTAGATGAAGTGATTTTAAATGAGATTATTCAGAAAATACAATTGCAATTTCCAGCAATTAATATCACGCATCAAATTATTTTTGAAAAAAATGGAAGATTGCTAACGAAAGATTTTCAACAAATTTTCCAGAATTTAATCGAAAATTCTATCAAATATGGTGCTTCTGAAATTTTATTAGATTTTAAATTTCAAAAAGAAATAACATTGAATTTTTCAGATAATGGAATAGGAATTCCTATAAATGATTTGCCTTTTATTTTTGATAAATATTATCGAGTCGATCGCTCAATCAATCAAAATGTTAGTGGTTTGGGAATTGGATTATATCTCGTTAAAACGATTATTGAACGCTATTTAGGAACAATCAACGTTGAGAATAATAAAGAAAAAGGTGTTCAATTTTTAATCGTTTTGCCGAATGAAAACTAA
- a CDS encoding response regulator transcription factor: protein MKTKIILVEDDQDLGTVLKQYLEFSDFEVIWFNHPQKLLNDLSIVSSAQLIILDVMLPEIDGFSLAKELVKTISIPYLFLTAKAQSFDRVLGLKLGADDYITKPCDPEELVLRIKNILRRNYPISEEIFLIGTYVFNRNQLTLSFKDEFFQLTEKETELLFYFIRNNQKLVTRKEILETIWGENDYFMGRSLDVFMTRLRKYFQNDETIKFESVRGIGFKIELPLK from the coding sequence ATGAAAACTAAAATAATTTTAGTAGAAGATGATCAAGATTTGGGAACTGTTCTCAAACAATATCTTGAATTTTCTGATTTTGAAGTAATATGGTTCAATCATCCACAAAAATTATTGAATGATTTGTCGATTGTATCTTCAGCTCAATTGATTATTTTGGATGTAATGTTACCTGAAATTGATGGTTTTTCTTTGGCAAAAGAGTTGGTTAAAACGATTTCGATTCCTTATTTGTTTTTAACAGCAAAAGCACAAAGCTTTGATCGAGTTTTAGGTTTAAAATTGGGTGCTGATGATTACATTACAAAACCTTGTGATCCTGAAGAATTGGTCTTAAGAATCAAAAATATTTTGAGAAGAAATTATCCTATTTCAGAAGAAATATTTCTAATTGGAACCTATGTTTTTAATCGAAATCAATTGACTTTATCTTTTAAAGATGAGTTTTTTCAACTCACAGAAAAAGAAACCGAATTGTTGTTTTATTTTATTCGAAATAATCAAAAATTGGTCACACGAAAAGAAATTTTAGAAACCATTTGGGGCGAAAATGATTACTTTATGGGACGAAGTTTGGATGTTTTTATGACACGTTTGCGCAAATATTTTCAGAACGATGAAACAATAAAATTCGAATCTGTTCGTGGAATTGGATTTAAGATCGAGTTACCTCTAAAATAA
- the gdhA gene encoding NADP-specific glutamate dehydrogenase: protein MDTLFYTDDFIQSIQSKNPNEKEFLQAVEEVSETLLPFIDAHPKYKKFKILERIAEPERVIQFRVTWVDDKGEIQINKGYRVQMNSAIGPYKGGLRFHPSVNLSILKFLAFEQVFKNSLTTLPMGGGKGGSDFDPKGKSDMEIMRFCQAFMTELSRHIGADVDVPAGDIGVGAREIGYMFGQYKRIRNEFTGVLTGKGLDFGGSLIRPEATGYGLLYFVECMLAEKGENLEGKIITISGAGNVAQYAAEKSIEMGAKVVTLSDSSGYIYDEDGFDQEKLNIIFKIKNEDYARISTYIDYYPKANFYPNQTPWKTPCDIALPCATENELDLQDAQTLHLNGCTLVAEGANMPTTPDAVHYFLNHHILYGPGKAANAGGVATSGLEMSQNSIRQNWNREKVNYRLKEIMIKIHQQCKKYGEEPHQRTINYYKGANIAGFVKVADAMIAQGI from the coding sequence ATGGATACTTTATTTTACACAGACGATTTTATTCAATCAATCCAATCAAAAAATCCGAATGAAAAAGAATTTCTGCAAGCTGTAGAAGAAGTATCTGAAACTTTATTACCTTTTATTGATGCTCATCCAAAGTATAAAAAATTTAAAATACTGGAACGAATTGCAGAACCAGAACGCGTTATTCAATTTCGAGTAACTTGGGTAGATGACAAAGGAGAAATACAAATCAATAAAGGTTATCGTGTACAAATGAATTCTGCTATTGGCCCATACAAAGGCGGTTTGCGTTTTCATCCTTCGGTTAATTTATCAATTTTAAAATTTTTAGCCTTTGAACAAGTTTTCAAAAATAGTTTAACAACATTACCTATGGGAGGCGGAAAAGGAGGTTCAGATTTTGATCCAAAGGGAAAATCCGATATGGAAATCATGCGTTTTTGTCAAGCATTTATGACAGAATTATCGCGTCATATTGGTGCTGATGTAGATGTTCCTGCTGGAGATATCGGTGTTGGAGCGAGAGAAATTGGTTATATGTTTGGACAGTATAAACGAATTCGAAACGAGTTTACAGGTGTTTTAACAGGTAAAGGATTAGACTTTGGAGGTTCTTTAATCCGTCCCGAAGCCACTGGATATGGATTACTTTATTTTGTAGAATGTATGTTGGCAGAAAAAGGGGAGAATTTAGAGGGGAAAATTATTACGATTTCAGGAGCAGGAAATGTTGCACAATATGCAGCAGAAAAATCAATCGAAATGGGTGCAAAAGTAGTAACACTTTCAGATTCTTCTGGGTATATTTATGATGAAGATGGTTTTGATCAAGAAAAATTAAACATCATTTTCAAAATTAAAAATGAAGATTACGCACGTATTTCTACTTATATTGATTATTATCCTAAAGCCAATTTTTATCCTAATCAAACACCTTGGAAAACCCCTTGTGATATAGCTTTACCGTGTGCAACAGAAAATGAATTAGATTTACAAGATGCGCAAACGTTGCATCTCAACGGATGCACGTTAGTAGCAGAAGGTGCGAATATGCCAACAACTCCAGATGCGGTTCATTATTTTTTAAATCATCATATTTTGTACGGTCCTGGAAAAGCCGCAAACGCAGGTGGTGTCGCAACATCTGGATTAGAAATGTCTCAAAATTCAATTCGTCAAAATTGGAACAGAGAAAAAGTAAATTATCGACTAAAAGAGATTATGATAAAAATTCATCAACAATGTAAAAAGTATGGAGAAGAACCTCATCAACGTACTATAAATTATTACAAAGGAGCCAATATTGCAGGTTTTGTAAAAGTTGCTGACGCGATGATTGCGCAAGGAATATAA
- a CDS encoding DUF937 domain-containing protein codes for MDFTNLIQGAIGQQVVGSAAKQLGINESQAQSAVAAAVPFLLSALNKNAQTGGAEGISNALKQHDGSILDNLSGFLGQGGNQQDGLGILNHVLGNKQQNVASAISQQSGISVGQVTQILALVAPIVMGYLGKQKQSEGLDSNGIAGLLGGLVGGTSTQSNQGGVNLGGFEKLLDQDGDGQLGLGDAMGFLGGFFKK; via the coding sequence ATGGACTTTACAAATTTAATTCAAGGAGCTATTGGTCAACAAGTTGTTGGATCTGCTGCGAAACAATTAGGTATTAATGAATCTCAAGCACAAAGTGCTGTTGCTGCGGCTGTACCTTTTTTATTATCAGCTTTAAATAAAAATGCACAAACTGGTGGCGCAGAAGGAATTTCGAATGCGTTAAAGCAACACGATGGTAGTATTTTAGATAATCTTTCTGGATTTTTAGGACAAGGAGGAAATCAACAAGATGGTTTGGGAATTTTGAATCATGTTTTAGGCAATAAACAACAAAATGTAGCGTCTGCAATTTCTCAACAATCTGGTATAAGTGTAGGACAAGTAACACAAATATTAGCTTTGGTAGCACCAATTGTAATGGGATATTTAGGAAAACAAAAGCAATCAGAAGGTTTAGATTCTAACGGAATTGCTGGATTATTAGGCGGTTTAGTTGGAGGAACTTCTACACAATCAAATCAAGGAGGTGTAAACTTAGGAGGTTTTGAAAAGTTATTAGATCAAGATGGAGATGGACAATTAGGACTTGGAGATGCGATGGGATTTTTAGGCGGATTCTTCAAAAAATAA
- a CDS encoding GyrI-like domain-containing protein, producing the protein MKQINLLLVILIAIIALLPIVLPDRFDEEIEYEFDAPVGLVYDEFYNLRQFSKWEKFTAADSLTIKKFTDTQDDDEISVTWDSDDAAIASGKITIDNFAVNRFVNYTIKYDGWEKLDSLNVKFDQNESGKTIAKLNYLSQEIPYFYRYFAYFKNPESKFQESLDNLNEQVKIRLDKDKKEGRLNYGEFRITALGRTNLLAIKKQAKLSDKVIMEKVDESFETIYKALINKEEGGYDFDLGFPYIYFTDFNKEKDQVTFFSGIQLIEDLPLQKGMQKVVVPEGNYLLTLHIGPRSKRHQTITKMKNYAQSKKIELGKRQLEVMLNDPKETDSLKLVSRIYIPIVK; encoded by the coding sequence ATGAAACAAATAAATCTTCTTTTAGTAATTCTTATTGCGATTATAGCTTTGTTGCCAATCGTATTGCCAGATCGGTTTGATGAAGAAATCGAGTATGAGTTTGATGCGCCTGTGGGATTGGTTTATGATGAATTTTATAATCTTCGACAGTTTTCTAAATGGGAAAAATTTACGGCAGCTGATTCATTGACTATCAAAAAGTTTACGGATACACAAGATGATGATGAAATTTCGGTTACGTGGGATTCTGATGATGCAGCAATTGCTTCGGGAAAAATAACGATTGATAATTTTGCAGTGAATCGTTTCGTGAATTACACAATAAAATATGATGGTTGGGAAAAATTAGATAGTTTGAATGTGAAATTTGATCAAAATGAAAGTGGTAAAACAATCGCTAAATTAAATTATTTGAGCCAAGAGATTCCCTATTTTTACCGTTATTTCGCGTATTTCAAAAATCCAGAATCCAAGTTTCAAGAATCATTAGATAATTTAAACGAACAAGTTAAAATACGTTTAGATAAAGATAAAAAAGAAGGAAGACTAAATTATGGTGAATTCCGTATCACAGCATTAGGAAGAACGAATTTATTAGCGATTAAAAAACAAGCTAAACTTTCTGATAAAGTGATTATGGAAAAAGTAGATGAATCTTTCGAAACCATTTATAAAGCTTTAATCAACAAGGAAGAAGGGGGGTACGATTTCGATTTAGGTTTTCCTTATATCTATTTTACTGATTTTAATAAAGAAAAAGATCAGGTTACTTTTTTCTCAGGAATTCAATTAATAGAGGACTTACCTTTGCAAAAAGGAATGCAAAAAGTAGTTGTGCCTGAAGGTAATTATTTATTAACCTTGCATATAGGACCACGTTCTAAACGTCATCAAACAATTACGAAAATGAAAAATTACGCACAATCGAAAAAAATAGAATTAGGAAAACGACAATTAGAAGTGATGTTGAATGATCCAAAAGAAACAGATAGCTTAAAACTTGTTTCACGTATTTATATTCCGATTGTAAAATAA
- the uvrA gene encoding excinuclease ABC subunit UvrA produces MDKDFIEVYGAREHNLKNIDVKIPRNELVVITGLSGSGKSSLAFDTIYAEGQRRYIETFSAYARQFLGGLERPDVDKIDGLSPVIAIEQKTTNKNPRSTVGTITEIYDFLRLLYARASTAYSVETNEKMVAYTDDQIIELIRAQYEGKKIAILAPIVRSRKGHYREVFVTYSKKGFLEMRIDGTLQDIAPGMMLDRYKTHDIELLVDKMILNEKVNDQRLRSSIDHAMQQGNGITMVLDYETNESRFFSRSLMCAKTGVSYALPEPNTFSFNSPKGACPTCTGLGELKVVNHEKLFQDKEKSLFDNLEELFEALKTSSRIEKQLEAIFVKYNVDQKTAFKKLPKELIDDVMNGLKETLNVDLKFASVKKTYKIDFEGLNEFLTEIMEDKNNPSSNSISKKFGKKVICPTCEGKRLKKESLFFRIDDKNIGDVAEMDLKSLQKWIEEAPASMSANQQQIAHEILKEIYTRLSFLLDVGLDYLSLNRSSKTLSGGEAQRIRLATQIGSQLVNVLYILDEPSIGLHQRDNVRLIDSLKKLRDIGNSVLVVEHDKDMILEADYVIDVGPKAGKNGGQIVWQGEPKQMLKSNTLTSKYLNNQLQIEVPKERRKGNGNDLKLFGASGNNLKKVNLTIPLGELVVVSGVSGSGKSTLINETLYRILNHHFFRAEKDPMPYKKIEGLEHLDKVIEVDQSPIGRTPRSNPATYTGIFSDIRSLFTNLPEAKIRGYKPGRFSFNVKGGRCETCQGAGLRVIEMNFLPDIHVECETCNGKRFNRETLEIRYKGKSISDVLEMTVNEAVEFFEAIPKIYRYVKMLQDVGLGYITLGQQSTTLSGGEAQRVKLATELAKKQTGKTIYILDEPTTGLHFEDVNVLMKVINKIVEFGNTVIIIEHNLDVIKLADYVIDIGPDGGGKGGKIVAEGTPEEIANNPKSVTGKFLKNELK; encoded by the coding sequence ATGGACAAAGATTTTATTGAAGTTTACGGAGCTCGTGAACATAATCTAAAAAATATTGATGTTAAGATTCCTCGCAACGAGCTTGTGGTGATCACAGGATTAAGTGGAAGTGGGAAATCTTCGCTTGCTTTTGATACGATTTATGCAGAAGGTCAACGTCGTTATATTGAAACATTTTCGGCTTATGCACGTCAATTTTTAGGAGGATTGGAACGTCCAGATGTTGATAAAATTGATGGGTTGTCTCCTGTTATTGCAATTGAGCAAAAAACAACCAATAAGAATCCGCGTTCTACAGTAGGAACAATTACAGAAATTTATGATTTTCTTCGTTTATTATATGCAAGAGCGTCCACAGCTTATTCTGTTGAAACGAATGAAAAAATGGTGGCATACACAGATGATCAAATTATTGAACTGATTCGTGCGCAATATGAAGGAAAAAAAATAGCTATTCTGGCACCAATTGTTCGTTCTCGTAAAGGTCATTACCGTGAAGTTTTTGTGACTTATTCTAAAAAAGGTTTTCTCGAAATGCGCATTGATGGTACGTTACAAGATATTGCGCCAGGAATGATGTTAGATCGTTACAAAACACATGATATCGAGTTGTTGGTTGACAAAATGATTTTGAATGAGAAAGTGAATGATCAACGTTTACGCTCAAGTATCGATCATGCAATGCAACAAGGAAACGGAATTACAATGGTTTTGGATTACGAAACAAACGAATCTCGATTCTTTTCTCGTTCATTAATGTGTGCTAAAACAGGTGTTTCATATGCACTACCCGAACCCAATACTTTTTCGTTTAATTCACCAAAAGGAGCTTGTCCAACTTGTACTGGTTTAGGCGAATTGAAAGTAGTGAATCACGAAAAATTATTTCAAGATAAAGAGAAATCGTTGTTTGATAATTTAGAAGAATTATTTGAAGCCTTAAAAACTTCTTCTCGAATCGAAAAACAATTAGAGGCTATTTTTGTTAAATATAATGTCGATCAAAAAACAGCTTTCAAAAAATTACCGAAAGAATTAATTGACGATGTGATGAATGGTTTGAAAGAAACCTTAAACGTCGATTTGAAATTTGCTTCAGTCAAAAAAACATATAAAATAGATTTTGAGGGATTAAATGAATTTCTTACCGAAATCATGGAGGATAAGAATAATCCTTCTTCAAATTCGATCAGCAAAAAGTTTGGGAAAAAAGTAATTTGTCCTACTTGCGAAGGAAAGCGTCTTAAAAAAGAATCTCTTTTCTTTCGTATTGATGATAAAAATATTGGTGATGTTGCCGAAATGGATCTTAAATCTTTACAGAAATGGATTGAAGAAGCGCCAGCTTCTATGTCAGCTAATCAACAACAAATTGCGCATGAAATTCTGAAAGAAATTTATACACGTTTGTCATTTTTATTAGATGTCGGATTGGATTATTTGAGTTTGAATCGTTCGTCGAAAACTCTTTCTGGAGGAGAAGCGCAACGAATTCGTTTAGCAACTCAAATCGGTTCTCAGTTAGTCAATGTCTTGTATATTTTAGACGAACCAAGTATTGGTTTGCATCAACGTGATAATGTTCGTTTGATTGATTCTTTAAAAAAATTACGTGATATCGGAAATTCTGTTTTGGTTGTAGAGCATGATAAAGACATGATTTTAGAAGCTGATTATGTAATTGATGTTGGTCCTAAAGCTGGGAAAAATGGAGGTCAAATTGTCTGGCAAGGAGAACCTAAACAAATGTTGAAATCAAATACATTGACTTCAAAATATTTAAATAATCAATTACAAATAGAAGTTCCGAAAGAACGACGAAAAGGAAATGGAAACGACCTAAAACTTTTTGGTGCTTCAGGAAATAATCTAAAAAAAGTAAATCTTACTATTCCATTAGGTGAATTGGTTGTGGTTTCTGGAGTTTCTGGTAGTGGGAAATCTACGTTAATTAATGAAACGTTATATCGAATTTTGAATCATCATTTTTTCCGTGCAGAAAAAGATCCGATGCCTTACAAAAAAATTGAAGGTTTAGAACATTTAGACAAAGTAATCGAAGTGGATCAATCACCAATTGGTCGTACACCTCGTTCTAATCCTGCAACCTACACAGGAATTTTTTCTGATATTCGTTCGTTGTTCACCAATTTACCCGAAGCTAAAATTAGAGGGTACAAACCTGGACGTTTTTCGTTTAATGTAAAAGGTGGTCGTTGCGAAACTTGTCAGGGAGCAGGTTTGCGTGTGATAGAAATGAATTTTTTACCTGATATTCATGTCGAGTGTGAAACATGTAATGGTAAACGTTTTAATAGAGAAACCTTAGAGATACGTTACAAAGGAAAATCGATTTCGGATGTGTTGGAGATGACTGTAAATGAAGCCGTAGAATTCTTTGAAGCTATTCCGAAAATTTATCGTTATGTCAAAATGTTGCAAGATGTTGGTTTGGGGTATATCACACTTGGACAACAATCGACAACCTTGAGTGGAGGAGAAGCACAACGTGTAAAATTGGCGACAGAATTAGCAAAAAAACAAACCGGAAAAACAATTTATATTTTAGATGAACCAACAACAGGTTTACATTTTGAAGACGTAAATGTATTGATGAAAGTCATCAATAAAATTGTAGAATTTGGAAATACAGTAATCATTATCGAACATAATTTAGATGTCATAAAATTAGCCGATTATGTCATAGATATTGGTCCTGATGGTGGTGGAAAAGGTGGTAAAATTGTTGCCGAAGGAACACCAGAAGAAATTGCGAATAATCCGAAAAGCGTAACAGGAAAATTCTTGAAAAACGAATTGAAATAA